The genome window TGATCGCCTGTGTCGTCATTCCTGTCCGGGCGACGTGGCATTTCTCCCGGGCTCTGTCGGCACGGCGCTCCGACGGTTCCCCCCCTCACCAACCTTAGTTGGCAATCCTCATCTCAAGGAGATCCTGTGTCCCACATTGTTCACATTCAGGCGGAGGTCCGCGATCCGATTGCGGTCACCAGCGCTTGCAGTCGGTTGAGCCTGCCTCAACCGGTCCAAGGCGAGCATCAGCTGTTCACAAAGCAAGTCGCGGGATTGGGCATTCAGCTCCCACGATGGCAGTACCCGGTCGTCTGCCAGATTGAGACCGGCCAACTCCAGTACGACAACTACGAGGGTCGCTGGGGAGATCCTGCCGAACTCGATCGCTTCCTGCAGGGGTACGCCGTTGAAGCGGCCAAGCAGGAGGCCCGCCGACAGGGGTACAGCGTCACCGAGCAGCCCCTCGCAGACGGCTCGGTTCGTCTCACCGTCCAGGTCGGAGGTTGAGACTCCCTATGAAGACCATCGAGATCACCATCGCTCCGAATGGCCAAACCAAGGTCGAGACCAGAGGCTTCGAAGGGAACTCCTGCCGTCAGGCGAGTAAGTTCCTCGAACAAACTCTTGGCCGCACGATCGAAGAACGGCTCACTTCGGAGTTCTACGCCACGCAATCTCAGTCCCACCGAACTGAGACCAAGGCCTGACGGCTCCCGCCGCAGGTCTCTCGCCGCTCATCTTCAATCGTCCGTGGGCCCTCTCCACAGGCACGCTTCCCACATTCTCAACCTCAACGGAGACCACCCATGACGCTCACCGAGCGTTTGCGGGAGTCGGTCCGCGCCTGCTTCACCGGGCTGTGGATCGAATCCCATGAACATCACGATGCTCTGCTGGAGATCCAGCAGCTCTGCCGCCAGGAAGGCTGGCAACTCGCCACCTGGGACATCGATCAGGGGCTTGTCGGTCCCGGAGCCGCAGCGGCTTCGGCGGCGGATCCGCTCTCGGCCATCCGGTCGCTGGGAGCCCTCGCCCAACCGGAGGGTACG of Planctomyces sp. SH-PL14 contains these proteins:
- a CDS encoding DUF1257 domain-containing protein, with the protein product MGIQLPRWQYPVVCQIETGQLQYDNYEGRWGDPAELDRFLQGYAVEAAKQEARRQGYSVTEQPLADGSVRLTVQVGG
- a CDS encoding DUF2997 domain-containing protein, with amino-acid sequence MKTIEITIAPNGQTKVETRGFEGNSCRQASKFLEQTLGRTIEERLTSEFYATQSQSHRTETKA